A single Cannabis sativa cultivar Pink pepper isolate KNU-18-1 chromosome 7, ASM2916894v1, whole genome shotgun sequence DNA region contains:
- the LOC115697435 gene encoding serine hydroxymethyltransferase 3, chloroplastic, with amino-acid sequence MQGCIGATSAVTGSLQQPLWGKGAAFPQKGFFPINEFPHQIKFNSFKPCKLSHVEGSLVSGRPSSSPSSVSVTAPDVTEDDGSSFIDYSLSEADPEVRQIVDKEKQRQFKSLELIASENFTYRAVMETVGSCLTNKYSEGLPGKRYYGGNEFIDELEILCQKRALDAFHLDAKKWGVNVQPLSGSPANFEVYTAILSPHDRIMGLDLPHGGHLSHGFMTAKRRVSGTSIYFESMPYRLDEVTGIVDYDMLEKTATLFRPKLIIAGASAYPRDFDYPRMRKIADSVGAFLMMDMAHISGLVAASVVADPFEYCDIVTTTTHKSLRGPRGGMIFFRKDPILGVDLESAINNAVFPGLQGGPHNHTIGGLAVCLKYAQSPAFKAYQKNVVSNCRALASRLTELGYKLVSGGSDNHLVLVDLRPLGMDGARVEKILDMASITLNKNSVPGDKSALVPGGIRIGSPAMTTRGFKEKDFVAIADFIHEGVEITRDAKKLASGTKLQDFMKFVTSPDFPLSNRVLDLQTRVEALTTQFPIPGV; translated from the exons ATGCAGGGTTGTATTGGAGCTACTTCTGCAGTAACAGGTTCTCTTCAACAACCTCTTTGGGGCAAAGGAGCAGCTTTTCCCCAAAAGGGTTTCTTTCCTATCAATGAATTTCCACACCAAATAAAGTTCAACTCTTTCAAGCCTTGCAAACTTTCCCATGTCGAAGGAAGCTTGGTTTCAGGGAGAccctcttcctctccctcctCTGTCTCCGTTACTGCTCCGGATGTTACTG AGGATGATGGGAGTAGCTTTATTGACTATAGCCTAAGTGAGGCTGATCCTGAGGTTCGTCAAATTGTTGATAAGGAGAAGCAACGTCAGTTCAAAAGCCTTGAGCTTATTGCTTCCGAGAACTTTACTTACAGGGCAGTTATGGAGACAGTTGGGTCTTGTCTAACAAACAAGTACTCTGAAGGGTTACCTGGGAAAAG ATACTATGGGGGCAATGAGTTTATTGATGAGCTTGAGATTCTTTGCCAAAAGAGAGCTTTAGATGCTTTTCACTTGGATGCAAAAAAGTGGGGTGTTAATGTTCAACCCTTGTCTGGTTCTCCTGCTAATTTTGAGGTTTACACTGCAATTCTTAGCCCTCATGATCGAATCATG GGATTGGACTTGCCTCATGGAGGGCACTTATCACATGGATTCATGACAGCTAAACGAAGAGTCTCAGGAACATCAATTTATTTTGAGTCCATGCCTTACAGACTTGATGAAGTTACag GGATTGTTGATTATGATATGCTTGAGAAAACAGCAACTCTCTTTCGACCGAAACTCATTATTGCTGGTGCCAGTGCTTATCCTCGAGATTTTGACTATCCTAGGATGAGAAAG ATTGCGGACTCTGTTGGTGCATTCCTCATGATGGATATGGCTCACATAAGTGGACTTGTAGCAGCTTCTGTGGTTGCAGATCCTTTTGAATACTGTGACATTGTGACTACAACAACACACAAG TCTCTGAGAGGCCCAAGAGGTGGCATGATTTTCTTCAGGAAGGACCCCATTCTTGGTGTTGATTTAGAATCTGCAATCAACAATGCTGTATTTCCAGGTCTACAG GGTGGTCCTCATAACCACACTATTGGGGGGCTCGCCGTGTGCTTGAAATATGCACAATCACCAGCCTTTAAGGCTTACCAGAAGAAT GTGGTCTCTAATTGTAGAGCTCTTGCGAGTCGATTGACAGAATTGGGGTACAAACTTGTTTCTGGTGGAAGCGATAACCATTTAGTTCTTGTTGATCTTAGGCCATTA GGAATGGATGGAGCTCGTGTGGAGAAAATTTTGGACATGGCGTCCATCACTCTCAACAAGAACTCAGTACCCG GCGATAAGAGCGCACTAGTGCCAGGGGGTATTCGAATTGGATCACCTGCAATGACAACAAGAGGATTCAAGGAGAAAGACTTCGTAGCAATTGCAGATTTCATTCACGAGGGTGTGGAGATAACCCGAGATGCGAAAAAGCTAGCTTCGGGTACAAAGCTCCAAGATTTTATGAAGTTTGTTACTTCACCAGATTTCCCATTATCGAATAGGGTGTTAGATCTTCAAACAAGAGTTGAAGCTTTGACAACCCAGTTCCCCATTCCCGGAGTCTGA